In Sorghum bicolor cultivar BTx623 chromosome 8, Sorghum_bicolor_NCBIv3, whole genome shotgun sequence, one genomic interval encodes:
- the LOC110437528 gene encoding uncharacterized protein LOC110437528 has protein sequence MTIEQLMTMQTLLMQGMTHIMNNMQKNQNQHQNQNQHQGGNNAFAPPRDKRGEFMKGHPPFFSHLADPMQAEDWLKAVEKQLVIAKCNDREKVLYGSRQLQGAAQDWWDSYCFVHQDPDTITWDEFKVTFKMHHVPAGLVKQKKTEFLSLKQGSMTVCEYRDKFTQLSRYCPNEVENDEDKQDHFLEGLNDDLSYMMSNVKYASFKEMVDRALVLESKRRKMEDKKRKYNSSQQQAGRPCYNNQQGPQSRPTYQSGNQGQ, from the coding sequence ATGACCATAGAGCAGTTGATGACTATGCAGACTCTACTGATGCAAGGAATGACCCATATCATGAACAACATGCAGAAGAACCAAAATCAGCACCAGAATCAGAACCAGCACCAAGGAGGTAACAACGCGTTTGCCCCAcctagggacaagcgtggagagttcatgaagggacaCCCACCGTTCTTCTCTCACTTAGCTGACCCTATGCAAGCTGAGGACTGGCTTAAAGCTGTGGAGAAACAGCTGGTCATTGCTAAGTGCAATGACAGGGAGAAGGTTCTGTATGGCTCTAGACAGCTTCAAGGAGCCGCACAGGACTGGTGGGATTCGTACTGCTTCGTGCATCAGGACCCAGATACTATCACTTGGGATGAGTTCAAGGTCACCTTCAAAATGCATCATGTTCCTGCCGGATTGGTGAAGCAAAAGAAGACGGAGTTTCTGTCTCTGAAACAGGGCTCCATGACTGTTTGTGAGTATCGCGACAAGTTCACTCAGTTGTCGCGGTATTGCCCGAATGaggtggagaacgatgaagacaaGCAAGATCACTTCCTGGAAGGTCTGAATGATGACCTGTCCTACATGATGtcaaatgtcaagtatgctagcttCAAAGAGATGGTGGACAGGGCATTGGTGCTTGAGAGCAAGCGCCGCAAGATGgaagacaagaagaggaagtataaCTCCTCTCAGCAGCAGGCTGGCCGTCCCTGCTACAACAATCAGCAGGGCCCTCAGTCTCGCCCTACATATCAGTCTGGTAACCAAGGACagtag